A genomic window from Sorex araneus isolate mSorAra2 chromosome 2, mSorAra2.pri, whole genome shotgun sequence includes:
- the LOC129401639 gene encoding patr class I histocompatibility antigen, A-108 alpha chain-like produces the protein MWDPRSLLLLLSGALALTQTRAGPHSLRYFNTAVSRPSGEPRYIEVGYVDDTQFERFDSDSASLRMEPLAPWVEQEGPEYWEQQTRNAKGSARSFRVNLNIARGYYNQSEADSHTLQLMYGCDLGFDGRLLRGYWQYSYDGADYIALNEDLRSWTAAAGTQAWRTQRKWEQAGGAEHERNYLEGRCVQSLKRYLENGKDTLLRTEPPKRHITHHPFSDQDVTLRCWALGFYPAEITLTWQCDGEDLTQDTELVETRPSGDGTFQKWAAVVVPSGEEQRYTCRVQHEGLPEPVTLRWEPPSQPTLLTVGLIVVLALGAVVAGAVVAAVICRRKRSGNFLPTGGKGGQYTQAAM, from the exons ATGTGGGACCCGCGatccctcctgctgctgctctccggggccctggccctgacccagacccgggcgg gcccccactccctgcggtATTTCAACACCGCCGTGTCCCGGCCCAGCGGGGAGCCCCGCTACATCGAAGTTGGCTACGTGGACGACACGCAGTTCGAGCGCTTCGACAGCGACTCGGCGAGTCTGAGGATGGAGCCGCTGGCGCcgtgggtggagcaggagggacccgagtacTGGGAGCAGCAGACGCGGAACGCCAAGGGCTCCGCACGGAGTTTCCGAGTGAACCTGAACATCGCGCGCGGCTACTACAACCAGAGCGAGGCGG ACTCTCACACCCTCCAGCTGATGTACGGCTGCGACTTGGGGTTCGACGGGCGCCTCCTGCGCGGGTACTGGCAATACTCCTACGACGGCGCCGACTACATCGCCCTGAACGAGGACCTGCGctcctggacggcggcggcgggcacgcaggcttggagaacccagcgcaAGTGGGAGCAGGCAGGTGGGGCTGAGCATGAGAGGAACTACCTGGAGGGCAGGTGCGTGCAGTCTCTGAAGAGATACCTGGAGAACGGAAAAGACACGCTGCTGCGCACAG AACCCCCCAAAAGAcacatcacccaccaccccttctctgaccaggacgtcaccctgaggtgctgggccctgggcttctaccctgccgagatcaccctgacctggcagtgtgatggggaggacctgacccaggacacagagctggtggagaccaggccttcaggggatggaaccttccagaagtgggcggctgtggtggtgccttctggagaggagcagagatacacgtgccgtgtgcagcatgaggggctgccggagcctgtcaccctgagatggg agcccccttctcagcccacccTCCTCACTGTGGGCCTCATTGTGGTCCTGGCTCTTGGGGCTGTGGTCGCtggagctgtggtggcagctgtgatctGCAGGAGGAAGCGCTCAGGTAA TTTCCTTCCCACAGGTGGGAAAGGAGGACAGTACACTCAGGCTGCAA tgtGA